The proteins below are encoded in one region of Streptomyces sp. NBC_00490:
- a CDS encoding glucose 1-dehydrogenase translates to MSHPLFDISGRTALVTGSSRGIGLALARGLAEAGCTVVLNGRDGERLTKAAAELPGDRVHTAVFDVTDGASVAAGISEVEERVGPLDILVNNAGMQLRAPLLEFTDSDWHRILDTNLTSAFLVGREAARRMTARGHGKIVNICSLQSEVARPGIAPYAATKGALKMLTKGMCADWGPQGVQVNGLGPGYIETELTQALVEDEEFSSWVRRRTPAGRWGRTEDLVGGVLFLASPAADFVSGQILYVDGGMTSVL, encoded by the coding sequence ATGAGTCACCCTCTGTTCGACATCAGCGGCCGGACCGCCCTGGTCACGGGCTCCAGCCGGGGCATCGGACTCGCCCTGGCCCGGGGTCTCGCGGAGGCCGGCTGCACGGTCGTCCTCAACGGGCGGGACGGCGAGCGGCTCACCAAGGCCGCCGCCGAACTGCCCGGCGACCGCGTCCACACGGCCGTGTTCGACGTGACCGACGGCGCCTCGGTGGCCGCGGGGATCTCGGAGGTGGAGGAACGGGTCGGCCCGCTCGACATCCTGGTCAACAACGCGGGCATGCAACTGCGCGCCCCGCTCCTGGAGTTCACCGACTCCGACTGGCACCGCATCCTGGACACCAACCTGACCAGCGCGTTCCTGGTCGGCCGGGAAGCGGCCCGGCGGATGACGGCTCGCGGCCACGGCAAGATCGTCAACATCTGCTCGCTGCAGAGCGAGGTGGCCCGCCCCGGCATCGCGCCGTACGCGGCCACCAAGGGCGCGCTGAAGATGCTCACCAAGGGCATGTGCGCCGACTGGGGCCCGCAGGGCGTCCAGGTCAACGGTCTCGGCCCCGGCTACATCGAGACCGAGCTGACCCAGGCCCTCGTCGAGGACGAGGAGTTCAGCTCCTGGGTGCGTCGCCGTACCCCGGCCGGCCGCTGGGGCCGCACGGAGGACCTGGTGGGCGGGGTGCTGTTCCTCGCCTCGCCCGCCGCGGACTTCGTCAGCGGGCAGATCCTGTACGTCGACGGCGGAATGACGAGCGTGCTGTGA
- a CDS encoding GntP family permease: MTRLSVELLAADPVEPITSAGHAQLGIAVLAGIAVIVLLITKFKLHAFLALTIGSLALGAFAGAPLDKVIASFTGGLGTTVAGVGVLIALGAILGKMLADSGGADQIVDTILAKAGGRSMPWAMVLIASVIGLPLFFEVGVVLLIPVVLMVAKRGNYSLMRIGIPALAGLSVMHGLVPPHPGPLVAIDAIGADLGVTLALGVLVAIPTVIIAGPLFSRYAARWVDVPAPDKMIPQRPSEDLEKRPGFGATLITILLPVILMLSKALVDIVIDDPENTTQRVFDVIGSPLIALLASVLLGIFTLLRPAGFGKERLTPLVEKGLAPIAGILLIVGAGGGFKQTLIDTGVGAMILEISEDWSIPALLLAWLIAVAIRLATGSATVATVSAAGLVAPLAADMSTTHAALLVLAIGAGSLFFSHVNDAGFWLVKEYFGLTVGQTIKTWSVMETIISVVAGGLVLLLSLII, encoded by the coding sequence GTGACCAGACTCAGCGTCGAGTTGCTGGCAGCGGATCCGGTCGAGCCCATCACCTCGGCCGGTCACGCTCAGCTGGGCATCGCAGTCCTGGCGGGCATCGCCGTCATCGTCCTGCTCATCACCAAGTTCAAGCTCCACGCGTTCCTGGCACTGACCATCGGGTCGCTGGCGCTGGGCGCGTTCGCCGGAGCGCCGCTCGACAAGGTCATCGCCAGCTTCACCGGCGGTCTCGGCACCACCGTCGCCGGCGTGGGCGTGCTGATCGCGCTCGGCGCGATCCTCGGCAAGATGCTCGCCGACTCCGGCGGCGCCGACCAGATCGTCGACACCATCCTCGCCAAGGCGGGCGGCCGCTCGATGCCGTGGGCGATGGTTCTCATAGCCTCCGTGATCGGTCTGCCGCTGTTCTTCGAGGTCGGCGTCGTGCTGCTGATCCCGGTCGTGCTGATGGTCGCCAAGCGTGGCAACTACTCGCTGATGCGCATCGGCATCCCGGCCCTCGCGGGGCTGTCCGTGATGCACGGCCTGGTCCCGCCGCACCCCGGCCCGCTGGTCGCGATCGACGCGATCGGGGCCGACCTGGGTGTCACGCTGGCGCTCGGTGTGCTCGTCGCGATCCCGACGGTGATCATCGCCGGGCCGCTGTTCTCCCGGTACGCGGCCCGCTGGGTGGACGTCCCGGCGCCGGACAAGATGATCCCGCAGCGCCCGTCCGAGGACCTGGAGAAGCGTCCCGGCTTCGGCGCCACGCTGATCACCATCCTGTTGCCGGTCATCCTGATGCTCTCCAAGGCACTCGTCGACATCGTCATCGACGACCCCGAGAACACCACGCAGCGGGTCTTCGACGTCATCGGTTCGCCGCTGATCGCCCTGCTCGCCTCCGTGCTCCTCGGCATCTTCACGCTGCTGCGGCCCGCCGGGTTCGGCAAGGAGCGCCTCACGCCGCTGGTCGAGAAGGGCCTCGCGCCCATCGCCGGCATCCTCCTGATCGTCGGCGCGGGCGGCGGCTTCAAGCAGACGCTGATCGACACCGGCGTGGGCGCCATGATCCTGGAGATCTCCGAGGACTGGTCGATCCCGGCGCTGCTGCTGGCCTGGCTGATCGCGGTGGCCATCCGGCTCGCGACGGGTTCGGCGACGGTGGCGACCGTGTCGGCCGCGGGGCTCGTGGCTCCGCTGGCCGCCGACATGTCGACGACCCACGCGGCCCTGCTGGTCCTCGCCATCGGCGCCGGCTCGCTCTTCTTCAGCCATGTCAACGACGCCGGGTTCTGGCTGGTCAAGGAGTACTTCGGCCTGACCGTCGGCCAGACCATCAAGACCTGGTCCGTCATGGAGACGATCATCTCGGTGGTCGCAGGGGGTCTCGTCCTGCTGCTCTCGCTGATCATCTAG
- a CDS encoding gluconokinase: MNTPHVVVVMGVAGTGKTTIGPLLAARLGVPYAEGDDFHPPANIAKMSAGTPLTDEDRWPWLDAIGEWADRRAGLGGVVSCSALKRSYRDRLRAAAPGLVFVHLAGDRALIEDRMSHRQGHFMPTALLDSQFATLQPLQEDEAGVVVDVTGSPEEITGRAAQALTDLP, encoded by the coding sequence ATGAACACCCCCCATGTCGTCGTGGTGATGGGCGTCGCGGGCACCGGCAAGACCACCATCGGTCCACTGCTCGCCGCCCGTCTCGGCGTCCCCTACGCCGAGGGCGACGACTTCCACCCCCCGGCCAACATCGCCAAGATGTCGGCCGGCACCCCGCTCACCGACGAGGACCGGTGGCCCTGGCTGGACGCCATCGGCGAATGGGCGGACCGACGGGCGGGACTCGGCGGGGTGGTCAGCTGCTCGGCGCTGAAGCGCTCGTACCGCGACCGGCTGCGCGCCGCCGCTCCCGGGCTCGTCTTCGTGCACCTCGCGGGCGATCGCGCCCTCATCGAGGACCGCATGTCCCATCGGCAGGGGCACTTCATGCCGACCGCGCTGCTCGACTCCCAGTTCGCGACCCTCCAGCCGCTCCAGGAGGACGAGGCGGGAGTCGTGGTGGACGTCACCGGCAGCCCCGAGGAGATCACCGGCCGGGCCGCGCAGGCCCTGACCGACCTCCCGTAA
- a CDS encoding FadR/GntR family transcriptional regulator yields MSTSGRGLHGQVLESLGPAITAGEYPPGSVLRTDELAQQFDVSRSVMREAVRVLESMHLVESRRRVGVTVRPKAQWNVYDPQVIRWRLAGADRPGQLRSLTVLRSALEPVAAGLAAKNATAEQCAELTECALGMVAHSRGHQLEGYLIHDVAFHRVILNASGNEMFARLGDVVAEVLAGRTHHEVMFEDPDPAAVTLHVQVAEAVRAGDAVRAETLTREITVGALQELDILAP; encoded by the coding sequence ATGAGCACATCGGGCCGGGGGCTGCACGGCCAAGTACTGGAATCCCTCGGCCCCGCGATCACCGCGGGCGAGTACCCGCCGGGCAGCGTTCTGCGCACGGACGAACTGGCCCAGCAGTTCGATGTGTCCCGCTCGGTGATGCGGGAGGCGGTCCGCGTCCTGGAGTCCATGCACCTGGTCGAGTCCCGCCGCCGCGTGGGCGTCACGGTCCGTCCGAAGGCGCAGTGGAACGTCTACGACCCGCAGGTCATCCGCTGGCGCCTGGCCGGCGCCGACCGACCCGGGCAGCTGCGGTCACTGACGGTCCTGCGCTCCGCGCTCGAACCGGTCGCGGCGGGCCTGGCGGCCAAGAACGCCACGGCGGAGCAGTGCGCCGAACTCACCGAGTGCGCGCTCGGCATGGTCGCCCACTCACGGGGCCACCAGCTGGAGGGCTATCTGATCCACGACGTCGCCTTCCACCGCGTGATCCTCAACGCCTCCGGCAACGAGATGTTCGCCCGCCTCGGGGACGTCGTCGCCGAGGTCCTCGCCGGCCGCACCCATCACGAGGTCATGTTCGAGGACCCCGACCCGGCCGCCGTCACGCTGCACGTCCAGGTCGCCGAGGCCGTCCGCGCGGGCGACGCGGTCCGTGCGGAGACCCTGACCCGGGAGATCACGGTGGGGGCACTGCAGGAGCTGGACATCCTGGCGCCGTGA